In Mercurialis annua linkage group LG5, ddMerAnnu1.2, whole genome shotgun sequence, a single genomic region encodes these proteins:
- the LOC126681413 gene encoding disease resistance protein At4g27190-like: MALKFTNAPFCLLITNSFKYEDKVQNLEDEVEKLQYTRDRLRYSVEASERNAELIDEHVLSWLCSAEKTTAEVTEFIRGVEEEAAKNKCFIGLCSRYELTKKADKWISILDNLHSQSNFSRISQPAAPRILPASIAVNQSESLPSRRKFLQEIMDALTDPEIIRIGIFGMGGVGKTMVAKEVARQAQERKLFECVVMVSVSQNPDVRRIQGQIAEMLGLNLDEMSVEARASRLHMRMSMQTNILIILDDIWSPIHVEEIGIPCENECKTKILLTSRNRRTILDMGADKIFSLEVLSELEAWNLFEKMVGDTVRNPSLVSVAAEVSRRCAGLPLLIVTVAKSLKYKSLHEWQDALLQLSRADEDGVQDRVYSSLELSYNILAGDEVKSLFILCGLLGQSSILMEDLLKYSLGLGLLRRVYTVDEARNRLRALIRELKEHSLLEDGERNGSVKMNLVVQDVAVSIASRQRGHIRGGRIRSNEWLDSHHYSSESWTVISLPCCEAPQLPEWLECPKLAFLLIHSKDHSLRIHDSFFKAIPQLKVLDLSGMSFSVLPLSLDMLENLHTLCLNRCSLFGVSNITYLSNLEILSFAGSDISELPIELGSLERLKLLDLSHCYKLKTIPRYVLAKLSQLQELYMANSFDQWDTSSNASLEELDDLPRLKTLEIHVRNAKLLPGGLFSERLERYRILIGEDWDWDSNGNDSDEISRMLKVKLNTRRIHLRWFRMLPNAEDLFLDEVKGARTILYDLNIDGFPVLKHLHVQNGTQITYIVDSIEYVSGVAFPILQSLSLENLMNLEKICHGQLAAGSFVNLRTLKVKSCNKLNNILSYTMMRGLSQLREIEVSDCQNVEEIVAVNDAKNEALEFFQLRSITLEGLPRLVSFCSMGLENSVTGSLPLFETMVCSCIDLETNQIYILHACRIPNLEDLKVSSIFCKTIWHRRLSTTSSHLTSLTIANCQHLKYAFTAQMVKSFLRLKKLEIFDCEFMDRIVGIGEEAKKEKRGNILLTFPNLELLKIKNLPQVSSFCTANYLLECPSLKKLSVNNCHALKTLVYISDDSNSAERYNADIQSFFNAKVQFPNLEKLALSNIDQLQTVFSSQLGPASFRKLTTMILRGCENLHAIFPSNAVATFQKLEKLCVSDCSSLEQIFQLQNRVETVAFRLTELHLSGLHNLKYIWSKDPRGNFSFHNLQFVSVSDCEALKFIFPASVAEALPVLEELAIRDCWMHEIVAVAEGDMELAAPRFIFPRLTFLKLQNLPNMRSFYPGKHTAEMPRLEALEIFGCDQVMAFALEDFSSADDVSVIQPLLVAIKVLPNLKRLTLYGKEITMIIKWQLSLEFFFRPKFLELISLPEESHASLIDFLQSLQNLETLVLRSTSSLQVLFYCELVNSKGEASGEKFPPIKHLELESLHDLKKIWQLDTQVNSSFLQTLEVQFCDKLIKLAPPSATFQNLTSLQVLQCNSLKTLVTPSVAKSMVQLVKMRVEKCGELTEIIAADDEKDNETTTAEIVFNKLTDLVLVGLDNLTSFCSADCTFTFPYLEEVTVANCPKMKYFSRVLSTPKLERLRHKFAYEDQWLSMRDGDLNATIQRMYEADLDSS; encoded by the exons ATGGCTCTAAAGTTCACCAATGCCCCCTTCTGTTTACTGATCACTAATTCTTTCAAGTACGAGGACAAGGTTCAAAATCTCGAGGATGAGGTCGAGAAGCTGCAATACACAAGGGATAGGTTGCGATATTCTGTTGAAGCTTCCGAGAGGAATGCGGAACTGATCGACGAGCATGTTCTCAGTTGGTTGTGCTCTGCAGAGAAAACTACTGCAGAGGTTACAGAATTTATCCGAGGCGTTGAAGAAGAAGCAGCGAAAAACAAGTGTTTTATCGGACTTTGTAGCCGCTACGAGCTCACCAAGAAAGCTGACAAGTGGATTTCGATCCTTGACAATCTCCATTCTCAATCTAACTTTAGTAGAATCTCTCAACCTGCTGCACCCCGAATATTACCTGCCTCAATTGCTGTGAATCAATCAGAGTCATTACCTTCCAGGCGGAAATTTTTACAAGAAATCATGGACGCCTTAACTGATCCTGAAATCATCAGAATTGGGATTTTTGGGATGGGAGGTGTGGGTAAGACTATGGTAGCAAAGGAAGTCGCTAGACAGGCTCAAGAACGAAAGCTTTTTGAGTGTGTCGTTATGGTTTCGGTGAGTCAAAACCCGGATGTCCGAAGAATTCAAGGGCAGATAGCTGAGATGCTCGGCCTGAACTTGGATGAGATGTCTGTAGAAGCTAGAGCTTCCCGTTTGCACATGAGGATGAGCATGCAGACAAATATCCTAATAATTCTTGATGATATTTGGAGTCCAATTCATGTTGAGGAAATAGGTATTCCTTGTGAAAATGAATGTAAAACTAAAATCTTGTTGACTTCGAGAAATCGCCGCACAATCTTGGACATGGGTGCAGATAAAATCTTTTCTCTGGAGGTTCTGTCAGAGTTAGAGGCTTGGAATTTATTCGAGAAGATGGTCGGCGATACAGTAAGAAATCCGAGTTTGGTTTCTGTAGCAGCTGAAGTATCGAGAAGATGTGCGGGTTTGCCCCTTTTGATTGTAACGGTTGCAAAATCTTTGAAATATAAGAGTTTACATGAATGGCAGGATGCCTTACTGCAGCTTTCTAGGGCGGATGAAGATGGTGTACAGGATAGAGTATACTCAAGTCTAGAGCTGAGTTACAATATTTTGGCTGGAGATGAAGTAAAGTCACTTTTCATCCTCTGTGGTCTGCTTGGGCAGTCCAGTATTTTGATGGAAGACTTGTTAAAGTACAGCCTTGGTCTGGGCTTGTTACGGAGAGTTTATACAGTCGATGAAGCGAGGAATAGATTACGTGCATTGATTAGAGAGCTCAAAGAACATAGTTTGCTAGAAGATGGTGAAAGGAATGGATCTGTGAAAATGAATCTTGTTGTTCAAGATGTTGCTGTATCAATCGCATCCCGGCAGAGAGGCCATATCAGAGGAGGCCGCATAAGATCAAACGAATGGCTAGATAGTCATCATTACTCGTCCGAGAGCTGGACAGTGATTTCTTTGCCTTGCTGTGAAGCTCCTCAGCTTCCTGAATGGTTAGAATGCCCAAAATTAGCGTTTCTTTTAATTCATTCTAAAGATCATTCATTAAGGATCCATGATTCATTTTTTAAAGCAATTCCACAACTAAAAGTGTTGGATCTCTCAGGGATGAGTTTCTCAGTCCTGCCTTTATCATTAGACATGCTAGAAAACCTTCATACCTTGTGTTTAAATCGTTGCAGTTTGTTCGGTGTATCTAACATTACATACTTATCGAATCTAGAAATTCTTTCCTTTGCTGGCTCTGATATTTCTGAGCTGCCCATAGAATTAGGGTCATTGGAGAGGTTAAAGTTGTTAGACTTGAGCCATTGTTACAAACTCAAAACGATTCCAAGATATGTCTTAGCAAAGCTGTCTCAGTTACAAGAATTATACATGGCAAACAGCTTTGACCAATGGGACACTTCGAGTAATGCAAGCCTTGAAGAGTTGGACGACTTGCCCCGCCTGAAAACTCTGGAGATTCATGTTCGCAATGCCAAGTTATTACCCGGAGGCCTTTTCTCCGAGAGGTTGGAAAGATATAGAATACTGATCGGAGAAGACTGGGACTGGGATTCCAATGGCAATGACAGTGATGAAATCTCAAGAATGCTCAAGGTCAAGCTCAATACGAGGAGGATTCATTTACGTTGGTTTAGGATGCTGCCGAATGCAGAGGATCTATTTTTAGATGAAGTTAAGGGAGCTAGGACAATACTGTATGATCTTAATATAGATGGATTTCCAGTATTAAAGCATCTTCACGTCCAAAATGGCACTCAAATTACATACATCGTTGATTCAATAGAGTATGTTTCAGGTGTTGCTTTTCCCATTCTGCAGTCCTTGTCCCTAGAGAATTTGATGAATCTGGAGAAAATCTGTCATGGCCAGCTTGCAGCAGGTTCTTTCGTCAATTTAAGGACTTTGAAAGTCAAAAGCTGCAATAAGTTGAATAATATCTTGTCATATACCATGATGAGAGGCCTTTCTCAACTCCGAGAAATTGAAGTATCTGATTGCCAAAACGTGGAGGAGATTGTTGCTGTCAATGATGCCAAAAACGAAGCACTTGAGTTCTTTCAGCTTCGCTCTATAACATTAGAAGGTTTACCAAGACTCGTTAGCTTTTGCTCCATGGGGTTAGAAAATAGTGTCACAGGTTCATTGCCACTTTTCGAAACAATGGTATGTTCATGCATTGATCTTGAAACGAACCAGATTTA TATTCTACACGCGTGTAGAATACCCAACTTGGAGGACCTGAAAGTATCATCAATTTTCTGCAAAACCATATGGCACAGACGATTGTCCACAACATCTTCACACTTGACAAGTCTGACCATAGCGAATTGCCAGCATTTAAAGTACGCATTCACAGCTCAAATGGTTAAAAGTTTTCTGCGACTCAAAAAACTTGAGATATTCGATTGTGAATTCATGGATCGGATAGTAGGCATAGGAGAAGAAGCAAAAAAAGAGAAGCGTGGGAATATCTTGCTTACCTTCCCTAATCTGGAgcttttaaagattaaaaatctACCACAGGTTTCGAGTTTCTGCACTGCAAATTATCTTCTTGAATGTCCATCTTTGAAAAAACTTTCGGTAAATAACTGCCATGCATTAAAGACGCTCGTATACATTTCCGATGATTCAAACTCCGCAGAGAGATACAACGCCGACATCCAATCTTTCTTCAACGCCAAG GTTCAATTCCCTAACTTGGAGAAACTTGCACTCTCCAACATCGATCAACTACAAACTGTATTCAGTAGTCAACTGGGTCCTGCATCGTTTCGAAAATTAACAACAATGATACTCAGAGGTTGTGAGAATCTACATGCTATTTTTCCATCCAACGCCGTGGCTACATTCCAGAAATTAGAGAAGCTGTGTGTAAGTGATTGTTCTTCACTAGAACAGATATTTCAGCTACAAAATCGGGTCGAAACAGTAGCATTTAGATTGACAGAATTGCATCTAAGTGGTTTGCACAATCTAAAGTATATCTGGAGTAAGGATCCAAGAGGAAATTTCAGCTTCCACAATCTTCAATTCGTAAGTGTTTCAGACTGCGAAGCTCTTAAATTTATCTTTCCAGCCTCCGTAGCCGAAGCTCTTCCAGTACTAGAAGAGCTTGCAATAAGAGATTGCTGGATGCATGAAATTGTCGCGGTTGCGGAAGGAGATATGGAATTAGCAGCCCCTCGTTTCATATTTCCTCGACTAACCTTCTTGAAACTTCAAAATCTACCGAATATGAGAAGCTTCTATCCAGGGAAGCACACTGCAGAAATGCCAAGGTTAGAAGCATTGGAGATTTTTGGTTGTGACCAGGTTATGGCATTTGCTTTGGAAGATTTTAGTTCTGCAGATGATGTCTCGGTTATTCAACCACTTCTTGTTGCTATCAAG GTTTTACCAAACTTGAAAAGGTTGACATTATACGGAAAAGAGATAACAATGATAATTAAATGGCAATTGTCATTAGAATTCTTTTTCAGACCAAAATTTCTAGAGCTGATATCCTTACCGGAAGAATCACATGCTTCTCTTATCGATTTCCTTCAAAGCTTACAAAATCTGGAGACACTTGTTTTGAGAAGTACTTCTTCTCTTCAAGTTTTGTTTTACTGTGAATTAGTAAATAGCAAGGGCGAAGCTTCGGGGGAGAAATTCCCACCAATAAAACACTTGGAGCTTGAAAGTTTACATGATTTAAAGAAAATATGGCAACTAGACACGCAAGTGAACTCATCATTTCTTCAAACTCTGGAGGTTCAGTTTTGTGACAAGTTGATTAAGCTAGCACCACCTTCAGCAACTTTCCAAAATCTAACTAGTTTACAAGTACTTCAGTGCAATAGCTTAAAGACACTAGTGACACCTTCAGTGGCCAAATCTATGGTGCAACTCGTGAAGATGCGGGTTGAAAAATGTGGCGAGTTGACAGAAATAATAGCCGCGGATGACGAAAAAGACAATGAGACAACAACAGCAGAGATTGTTTTCAACAAATTGACAGATTTGGTACTTGTTGGCTTAGATAACCTCACAAGTTTCTGTTCAGCTGATTGCACCTTTACATTTCCGTATTTGGAGGAAGTGACTGTGGCAAACTGCCCGAAAATGAAATATTTCTCTCGTGTTCTGTCTACGCCTAAGCTTGAGAGGCTGAGGCACAAATTTGCTTATGAAGATCAATGGCTCTCGATGAGGGATGGCGATCTAAATGCCACCATACAACGGATGTACGAGGCAGATTTAGATTCCAGTTAA
- the LOC126680169 gene encoding WAT1-related protein At3g28050-like, producing the protein MWGGSAVTVAMVIAEFIEMGISTVMKAAMSRGMSQFVYMFYSNALALFILIPSSFIYYRNRPLPKITGSIISRILFQAMLSCGLQITMNTGVKYGSPTLYAAMTDLTPAFTFLIAVICRIEKLELRLQSSQAKLIGTIVSVGGALFVTLYKGQPIALSLGLETSSLHGPLLRIIASNWVLGGILCAASAMILALLLVVQTWILEDYPAELMVTCITCSFVTMLSAIVAVIADNNLNAWILKPDIGLIAILCSAILGVTIRSVICAWACRKEGALFTAMFKPLGMIIAIILGVSFLGDSLYFGSVIGGIIISLGFYTVIWGKAQEDKMDEDEKDENYDSSCSPKVPLLKNKNEDNV; encoded by the exons atgtGGGGCGGTTCAGCAGTAACAGTAGCTATGGTGATTGCAGAGTTCATAGAAATGGGAATTAGTACGGTCATGAAGGCAGCCATGAGCAGAGGCATGAGTCAATTTGTGTATATGTTTTATTCAAATGCCTTGGCTCTCTTTATCCTTATTCCTTCTTCCTTCATCTATTACAG AAATAGACCTCTGCCTAAAATCACAGGCTCCATCATCTCCAGAATCTTGTTTCAAGCTATGCTAag TTGTGGTCTACAAATAACAATGAACACCGGGGTAAAATATGGTTCTCCAACTTTATATGCGGCCATGACCGATCTTACACCAGCTTTCACTTTCTTGATAGCCGTTATTTGCAG AATAGAAAAGCTAGAATTGAGATTGCAAAGCAGCCAAGCGAAGTTGATAGGGACAATAGTGTCAGTGGGAGGAGCCTTATTTGTGACATTGTACAAAGGCCAGCCCATCGCACTAAGTCTTGGATTAGAAACAAGCTCACTACATGGCCCATTGCTACGCATCATCGCATCAAACTGGGTCTTAGGAGGCATTTTATGTGCAGCCAGTGCTATGATCTTAGCCCTATTATTAGTTGTCCAG ACTTGGATTTTGGAGGACTACCCAGCAGAGTTGATGGTGACATGCATCACTTGCAGCTTTGTTACAATGTTATCAGCAATTGTGGCTGTAATTGCAGACAACAATCTCAATGCTTGGATACTAAAGCCTGATATAGGGTTGATTGCTATCTTATGCTCG GCAATTTTGGGTGTAACTATTCGAAGTGTAATATGTGCGTGGGCATGCCGCAAGGAAGGGGCCCTCTTTACTGCCATGTTTAAGCCACTTGGGATGATAATTGCCATTATTTTAGGGGTTTCTTTTCTCGGGGATTCTCTCTATTTTGGAAG TGTAATAGGAGGAATTATAATATCCCTTGGATTTTATACTGTGATATGGGGAAAAGCTCAAGAAGATAAAATGGATGAAGATGAAAAAGATGAGAACTATGACTCATCATGCTCTCCCAAAGTCCCTCTTTTGAAGAACAAAAATGAGGATAATGTatag